A portion of the Bacillus thuringiensis genome contains these proteins:
- a CDS encoding ABC transporter ATP-binding protein, with translation MSILSAKNLETSYEKLTVFRDLNVEIQEGKVTTIIGPNGCGKSTLLKTMGRILKQKSGKVYLQGQDLHTIPTKEIAKQLALLPQTPIAPGELKVEELISYGRYPHRNNVNKLTTKDKEMIDWALDITKTSEFRTRQIANLSGGQRQKVWLAMALAQETEVLLLDEPTTYLDMSHQLDVLQIVEKLNKEHNCTVVMVLHDINHASRFSDEIIAMKEGEIVTTGSPEEIITNEVLKEVFHIDARVMIDPYNGAPVCFGYDSVVSQEEKIEIYVTS, from the coding sequence GTGAGTATTTTAAGTGCAAAAAATTTAGAAACAAGTTATGAAAAGCTTACAGTGTTTCGCGATTTAAATGTGGAAATACAAGAAGGAAAAGTAACGACAATTATAGGCCCAAACGGTTGCGGTAAATCGACATTGTTAAAAACGATGGGAAGAATTTTAAAACAAAAAAGCGGAAAAGTATATTTGCAAGGGCAAGATTTACATACAATTCCAACGAAAGAAATTGCGAAGCAGTTAGCTTTACTCCCGCAAACTCCAATTGCACCAGGTGAACTTAAAGTGGAAGAATTAATTTCTTATGGACGCTATCCACATCGCAATAACGTAAATAAGTTAACGACAAAAGATAAAGAAATGATTGATTGGGCATTAGATATAACGAAAACTTCTGAATTTCGAACGAGACAAATTGCAAATTTATCAGGCGGTCAAAGACAAAAGGTATGGCTAGCGATGGCATTAGCACAAGAGACAGAAGTGTTGCTATTAGATGAGCCAACTACATACCTTGATATGTCTCATCAATTAGATGTATTACAAATTGTGGAGAAGTTAAATAAAGAACATAATTGTACGGTTGTTATGGTATTACATGATATTAACCATGCATCAAGGTTTTCAGATGAAATTATTGCAATGAAGGAAGGCGAAATTGTTACAACTGGTAGCCCAGAAGAAATCATTACAAATGAAGTGTTAAAAGAAGTATTTCATATTGATGCGCGTGTCATGATTGATCCGTATAATGGGGCTCCTGTTTGTTTCGGTTATGATAGCGTTGTATCTCAAGAAGAAAAAATCGAAATATATGTAACAAGTTAA
- a CDS encoding alpha/beta hydrolase: MNTTIEKQQIITSNTEQWKMYSKLEGKEYQIHISKPRQPAPDSGYPVIYVLDGNAFFQTFHEAVKIQSVRAEKTGVSPAIIVGVGYPIEGAFSGEERCYDFTPSVISKDAPLKPDGKPWPKTGGAHNFFTFIEEELKPQIEKNFEIDKSKQTLFGHSLGGLFALHILFTNLNAFQNYFISSPSIWWNNKSVLEKEESLIHELNNAKFETGVFLTVGSLEREHMVVGANELSERLLQVNHDKLKFKFYEAEGENHASVVPTSLSKGLRFISYV, from the coding sequence GTGAATACTACAATTGAAAAACAGCAGATTATAACATCTAATACAGAGCAGTGGAAAATGTATTCAAAATTAGAAGGTAAGGAATATCAAATTCATATTTCAAAGCCGAGGCAACCAGCACCGGATTCAGGATATCCTGTTATTTACGTATTAGATGGCAATGCCTTTTTTCAAACATTTCATGAAGCAGTTAAAATACAATCAGTAAGAGCGGAAAAAACCGGTGTTTCACCAGCTATTATAGTAGGAGTGGGGTATCCAATTGAAGGCGCATTTTCAGGGGAAGAAAGATGCTATGATTTTACGCCTAGCGTAATTTCAAAAGATGCCCCTTTAAAACCAGACGGTAAACCGTGGCCTAAAACAGGAGGAGCACATAATTTCTTTACTTTTATTGAAGAAGAACTGAAACCACAAATTGAAAAGAATTTTGAGATTGATAAAAGTAAGCAAACGTTATTTGGACATTCTTTAGGTGGACTATTTGCTTTGCATATACTATTTACAAACTTAAATGCTTTTCAAAATTATTTTATTAGTAGTCCATCTATATGGTGGAATAATAAATCCGTTCTTGAAAAAGAAGAGAGCCTTATACATGAATTAAACAATGCTAAGTTTGAAACAGGAGTGTTCCTTACAGTTGGGTCACTAGAACGAGAGCATATGGTTGTAGGTGCAAATGAATTATCAGAGCGCCTTCTCCAAGTAAACCACGATAAACTTAAATTTAAGTTTTATGAAGCTGAAGGGGAGAATCATGCATCTGTTGTGCCGACGTCTTTAAGTAAAGGGTTGAGGTTTATTAGTTACGTATAG
- a CDS encoding metal-sensing transcriptional repressor has protein sequence MDHKEHEAVTHRSEKEKEQIINRLKRIEGQVRGIQNMIENDRYCVDILVQISAINAAMKKVGMGVLKNHTSHCVSGAIKNGNGDEAIEELMTVFERFSKA, from the coding sequence ATGGATCATAAAGAGCATGAAGCAGTAACACATAGATCAGAAAAAGAAAAAGAACAGATTATAAATAGATTAAAGAGAATTGAAGGACAGGTCCGCGGTATTCAAAACATGATTGAAAATGATCGTTATTGCGTAGATATTTTAGTGCAAATTTCAGCGATTAATGCAGCGATGAAAAAAGTAGGAATGGGCGTTCTCAAAAATCATACGAGTCATTGTGTTTCAGGAGCTATTAAAAATGGAAATGGTGACGAAGCAATTGAAGAATTAATGACAGTATTTGAACGTTTTTCAAAAGCGTAA
- a CDS encoding FecCD family ABC transporter permease, with protein sequence MLKSSSQRFGMTMGIIIFLILCAIYISLTNGTFDITITDVFKTLFRIDPVPEHDLVIFEFRLPRIIIAGLVGLGLGVAGAVIQGITRNGLADPGILGVNAGAGTAIVIFMFFFQGQLKSTDWVSIMMMPMFGLVGGLGAAIIIYLFSWKNGKLDSQRLLLTGIAIGSGFGAFSMYLSLKMKSTDFEMAAVWVSGSIYSANWKYIVAMLPWLIILIPLIQKKAYLLDLFQLEETSITSLGVSVEREKSILLLSSIGLVSACVAVSGSIGFIGLMAPHIAKRLVGIQHKYIIPTCGVIGMFLVIASDFIAKTVFTPVELPVGIVISIVGVPYFLYLLYKAKA encoded by the coding sequence ATGCTTAAAAGTTCAAGTCAACGTTTCGGAATGACGATGGGGATTATTATATTTTTAATACTATGTGCTATTTATATTAGTTTAACAAATGGTACGTTCGACATTACGATTACAGATGTATTTAAAACACTGTTTAGAATTGATCCAGTACCAGAACATGATTTAGTTATTTTTGAGTTTCGCCTTCCGCGTATCATAATTGCTGGATTAGTAGGATTAGGCCTTGGTGTTGCGGGTGCCGTTATTCAAGGGATTACGAGAAATGGGTTGGCGGACCCAGGTATTTTAGGCGTAAATGCCGGAGCAGGAACAGCGATCGTCATTTTTATGTTTTTCTTTCAAGGACAATTAAAAAGCACAGACTGGGTTTCTATTATGATGATGCCAATGTTTGGTTTAGTAGGCGGATTAGGTGCAGCTATCATCATTTATCTGTTTTCTTGGAAAAACGGTAAATTAGATTCACAGCGACTTTTATTAACAGGGATTGCAATTGGATCAGGATTTGGAGCCTTTTCTATGTATTTATCACTCAAAATGAAGTCAACTGATTTTGAAATGGCTGCAGTGTGGGTGTCTGGAAGCATATATAGTGCGAACTGGAAGTATATTGTGGCTATGTTACCATGGCTTATTATCTTAATTCCGCTTATACAAAAGAAAGCTTATTTATTAGATTTATTTCAATTGGAAGAAACGAGTATTACAAGTTTAGGTGTTTCAGTAGAAAGAGAGAAATCGATTTTACTATTAAGTAGTATCGGGCTTGTGAGCGCATGTGTTGCTGTTTCAGGGAGTATCGGTTTTATTGGCTTAATGGCACCGCATATAGCGAAAAGGCTTGTCGGTATTCAACATAAGTATATAATTCCTACGTGCGGCGTAATCGGAATGTTTCTTGTAATTGCTTCAGACTTTATTGCGAAAACAGTTTTCACACCTGTAGAGCTACCAGTTGGAATCGTTATTTCTATTGTCGGTGTACCGTATTTCTTATATTTACTTTATAAGGCGAAAGCGTAA
- a CDS encoding GNAT family N-acetyltransferase, with amino-acid sequence MLKDIIIRTFQKENLDQVLQLFYETVHTVNAKDYNELQLQAWAPDRLDRESWLKSLEKNISYVADHNGVIVGFGDYNDDHYVDRLFTHKDYQGKRVASYILQKLEKEAVKLGHREIYTEASITAKPFFESKGFICIKEQKKQHNGQIFINYVMKKISFS; translated from the coding sequence ATGTTAAAAGATATTATAATTAGAACATTCCAGAAAGAAAATTTAGATCAAGTATTACAATTGTTCTATGAAACAGTTCATACGGTTAATGCAAAAGATTATAATGAGTTACAGCTACAGGCGTGGGCACCGGATCGACTAGATAGAGAAAGCTGGTTAAAGTCTTTAGAAAAGAATATTAGTTATGTAGCGGATCATAACGGTGTGATTGTGGGGTTTGGAGATTATAACGATGATCATTACGTAGATCGCTTATTTACGCATAAAGATTATCAAGGGAAAAGAGTCGCTTCATACATACTACAGAAGTTAGAAAAAGAAGCAGTGAAATTGGGGCATAGGGAGATATATACAGAGGCGAGCATTACCGCAAAACCTTTTTTTGAAAGTAAAGGTTTTATTTGCATAAAAGAACAAAAGAAACAGCATAATGGTCAGATTTTTATTAATTATGTTATGAAAAAAATATCCTTCTCATAA
- a CDS encoding heavy metal translocating P-type ATPase — protein MNEKKEANLQISGMTCAACANRIEKGLKKVEGVHEANVNFALEKTKIMYDPTKTNPQQFKEKVESLGYGIVSDKAEFTVLGMTCAACANRVEKRLNKLDGVNKATVNFALESATVDFNPDEVNVNEMKSAITKLGYKLEVKLDDQDASTDHRLQEIERQKKKFIISFILSFPLLWAMVSHFAFTSFIYLPDMLMNPWVQLALATPVQFIIGGQFYVGAYKALRNKSANMDVLVALGTSAAYFYSVYLSIQSIGSSEHMTDLYFETSAVLITLIILGKLFEAKAKGRSSEAIKKLMGLQAKTATVVRDGTEIKILIEEVVAGDIVYVKPGEKIPVDGEIVEGKSAIDESMLTGESIPVDKSIGDVVIGSTINKNGFLKVKATKVGRDTALAQIIKVVEEAQGSKAPIQRVADQISGIFVPVVVVIAIITFAVWMIFVTPGDFGGALEKMIAVLVIACPCALGLATPTSIMAGSGRSAEYGILFKGGEHLEATHRLDTVILDKTGTVTNGKPVLTDIIVADGFHEEEILRLVGAAEKNSEHPLAEAIVEGIKEKKIDIPSSETFEAIPGFGIESVVEGKQLLIGTRRLMKKFNIDIEEVLKSMEELEREGKTAMLIAIDKEYAGIVAVADTVKDTSKAAITRLKKMGLDVVMITGDNTQTAQAIAKQVGIDHVIAEVLPEGKAEEVKKLQANGKKVAMVGDGINDAPALATANIGMAIGTGTDVAMEAADITLIRGDLNSIADAIFMSKMTIRNIKQNLFWALAYNALGIPIAALGFLAPWVAGAAMAFSSVSVVLNALRLQRVKLKA, from the coding sequence ATGAATGAAAAAAAAGAGGCCAATCTTCAAATATCAGGAATGACATGTGCGGCATGTGCAAATAGAATTGAAAAAGGTCTAAAAAAAGTAGAAGGTGTTCATGAGGCAAATGTAAATTTTGCGCTTGAAAAAACAAAAATAATGTACGATCCAACTAAAACAAATCCGCAACAATTTAAAGAAAAAGTTGAATCATTAGGATATGGAATTGTAAGTGATAAAGCTGAATTTACTGTTTTAGGAATGACATGTGCAGCATGTGCAAATAGAGTTGAAAAGCGTTTAAATAAGTTAGATGGTGTGAACAAGGCGACAGTAAATTTTGCTTTAGAATCAGCCACAGTAGACTTTAATCCTGATGAAGTTAATGTAAATGAAATGAAGAGCGCGATTACGAAGCTAGGATATAAATTAGAAGTGAAACTAGATGATCAAGATGCATCAACTGATCATCGACTACAAGAAATTGAAAGACAAAAGAAGAAGTTTATTATTTCGTTTATTTTATCTTTCCCATTATTGTGGGCAATGGTTAGTCATTTCGCATTTACGTCGTTTATTTATTTACCAGATATGTTAATGAACCCTTGGGTGCAACTAGCACTTGCAACTCCTGTTCAATTTATCATTGGTGGACAGTTTTATGTTGGGGCTTATAAAGCGTTACGTAATAAAAGTGCTAATATGGATGTTCTCGTGGCGCTTGGAACGTCGGCCGCGTATTTCTATAGTGTATATTTAAGTATTCAATCTATTGGTTCTTCGGAACATATGACAGATTTATATTTTGAAACGAGTGCGGTACTTATTACATTAATTATTTTAGGTAAATTATTTGAAGCGAAAGCAAAAGGGCGCTCATCAGAAGCGATTAAAAAATTGATGGGTTTACAAGCGAAGACAGCTACAGTTGTGCGAGATGGAACAGAAATAAAAATTTTGATTGAAGAAGTAGTAGCTGGTGATATCGTCTATGTAAAGCCTGGTGAAAAAATACCAGTAGATGGTGAGATTGTAGAAGGAAAATCAGCGATTGATGAATCGATGTTAACGGGTGAAAGTATTCCTGTTGATAAGTCAATTGGGGATGTAGTAATAGGTTCGACAATAAATAAAAATGGTTTTTTAAAAGTGAAAGCAACTAAAGTAGGCAGAGATACTGCATTAGCTCAAATTATTAAAGTAGTAGAAGAGGCACAAGGTTCAAAAGCTCCTATTCAAAGGGTAGCGGATCAAATTTCAGGTATTTTCGTACCGGTTGTAGTTGTGATTGCGATTATCACATTTGCAGTATGGATGATATTTGTTACACCTGGTGATTTTGGCGGAGCACTTGAGAAAATGATAGCAGTACTTGTTATCGCTTGTCCATGTGCATTAGGTCTTGCAACGCCTACATCTATTATGGCAGGATCAGGAAGATCAGCTGAGTATGGTATTTTATTTAAAGGCGGAGAGCATTTAGAAGCAACGCATCGATTAGATACAGTTATTCTAGATAAAACAGGTACTGTGACAAACGGAAAGCCTGTGTTAACAGATATAATTGTAGCAGATGGATTCCATGAAGAAGAAATACTACGTTTAGTAGGTGCGGCAGAAAAAAATTCTGAACACCCACTTGCAGAAGCGATTGTAGAAGGAATTAAAGAAAAGAAAATTGATATTCCAAGTTCAGAAACGTTTGAAGCGATTCCTGGATTCGGTATCGAATCAGTCGTAGAAGGAAAACAATTATTAATTGGCACACGTCGATTAATGAAGAAATTCAATATTGATATTGAAGAAGTTTTAAAATCAATGGAAGAGCTAGAACGAGAAGGAAAAACAGCAATGCTTATTGCAATCGATAAAGAATATGCTGGTATAGTTGCCGTTGCAGATACTGTGAAAGATACTTCAAAAGCAGCTATCACAAGACTGAAAAAAATGGGTCTAGACGTTGTGATGATTACAGGAGATAATACACAAACTGCTCAGGCGATTGCAAAGCAAGTTGGTATTGATCACGTAATTGCAGAAGTATTGCCAGAAGGAAAAGCAGAAGAAGTGAAAAAATTGCAAGCAAATGGTAAGAAAGTAGCGATGGTTGGAGATGGGATAAATGATGCTCCTGCTCTTGCTACAGCGAACATTGGTATGGCAATTGGAACGGGAACGGATGTAGCGATGGAAGCAGCGGATATAACGTTAATCCGCGGTGACTTAAATAGTATTGCTGATGCGATCTTTATGAGTAAAATGACGATAAGAAATATTAAACAAAATTTATTCTGGGCATTAGCTTATAACGCGTTAGGAATTCCAATTGCGGCATTAGGCTTCTTAGCACCTTGGGTTGCTGGAGCAGCGATGGCATTTAGTTCTGTATCTGTTGTATTAAATGCATTACGATTACAAAGAGTTAAATTAAAAGCTTAA
- a CDS encoding helix-turn-helix transcriptional regulator: MHEKTMKEITMVANHISSIRSFQESFLHLIRKVIDFDAACFTTIDPISFLSTGAFTDESVEKIHPQLFMNEFLEDDFNKFKCLTEHSPHVASLSMATNGEQKKSSRYRNILKPANFGDELRGVCMSKGKCYGHLSLFRGSTSPAFHIDDCKYLATIVPIAGEALKKAVPIPFSEEKVIGTGTIIVSEEFNVLYWNQDGSEWLSNLRKYEQLNIKEIPRPIRAVCSKVKANEYNVGCMNREEKVCLPLAYGHFLIIRVSKLEHTSSFQDGYIVLFERARPEEIFPLIMETYSFTMREKQVIRKILTGMSTKELAQELCISIYTVQDHLKSIFEKTGVSSRNELVWEVFSKFCFDATERK, encoded by the coding sequence ATGCATGAAAAAACAATGAAAGAAATTACAATGGTGGCGAATCATATAAGTTCTATAAGGTCATTTCAAGAGTCATTTCTCCACTTGATACGTAAAGTCATTGATTTTGACGCCGCTTGTTTTACAACTATAGACCCGATTTCTTTTTTATCTACTGGGGCATTTACCGATGAGAGTGTTGAAAAGATTCATCCACAATTGTTTATGAATGAATTTTTAGAAGATGATTTTAATAAATTTAAATGTTTAACAGAACACTCCCCTCATGTTGCTTCTCTAAGTATGGCGACAAATGGTGAACAAAAGAAAAGTTCGAGATACCGAAATATTTTAAAACCAGCAAATTTTGGAGATGAATTAAGGGGCGTTTGTATGAGTAAGGGAAAATGTTATGGCCATCTTAGTTTATTTCGAGGAAGTACAAGTCCCGCGTTTCATATCGATGATTGTAAGTACTTAGCAACGATAGTCCCAATTGCTGGAGAGGCTTTAAAGAAGGCAGTTCCTATACCTTTTTCAGAAGAGAAGGTGATAGGCACAGGCACGATTATAGTAAGTGAGGAATTTAATGTATTATATTGGAATCAAGATGGCAGCGAGTGGCTTTCAAATCTTAGAAAGTATGAACAGTTAAATATAAAAGAAATACCAAGACCAATACGTGCAGTTTGTTCGAAAGTAAAGGCTAACGAGTATAATGTAGGGTGTATGAATAGAGAAGAAAAAGTTTGTCTACCTTTAGCCTATGGCCATTTTTTAATCATTCGGGTTAGTAAGTTAGAACATACAAGTAGTTTTCAAGATGGTTATATTGTTCTATTCGAAAGAGCAAGACCGGAAGAGATTTTTCCACTTATTATGGAAACTTATAGTTTTACAATGCGTGAGAAGCAAGTAATACGTAAAATTCTTACAGGTATGTCGACAAAGGAATTAGCCCAAGAACTTTGTATATCTATATACACGGTACAAGATCATTTAAAATCCATTTTTGAAAAGACTGGGGTAAGTAGCAGAAATGAACTTGTGTGGGAAGTATTTTCGAAGTTTTGCTTTGATGCCACTGAACGAAAATAA
- a CDS encoding iron-hydroxamate ABC transporter substrate-binding protein, producing MNKKLFTLGMVTVLSVGLAACNSTDKTSGEQKQQTKATETKKDEKRKITYLGKEYTVPAKVDKIATASLESMEDAAVLGIKPVGAITVGGKLPKYLEKDLEGAKSVGEKMEPNFETLLQLKPDVITSSTKFPAETAEKFTKVAPTFPVSHVSTNWEDNLKLMGELTGKKDKAEKIIKDYNSDAEKAKAKLGDKLKDKKVLVIRLRANDLFLYPEGVYFNPVIYKDLGLTAPEQLKTVKAQEKISLEKLAEVNPDYIFLQYEASENNKPKVLEDIENNPIWQSMNAAKEKKVFVNVVDPMAQGGTAWSKTAFLKEAVKNLSK from the coding sequence ATGAACAAGAAATTATTTACTTTAGGGATGGTTACAGTTTTAAGTGTAGGTTTAGCGGCATGTAATAGTACGGATAAAACTTCAGGCGAGCAAAAACAACAGACGAAAGCTACGGAAACGAAAAAAGATGAAAAGCGAAAAATTACATATTTAGGTAAAGAATATACAGTGCCAGCAAAAGTAGATAAAATTGCGACAGCTAGTTTAGAGTCAATGGAAGATGCGGCAGTACTTGGAATTAAACCAGTTGGTGCCATTACTGTGGGTGGTAAATTACCGAAGTATCTTGAGAAAGATTTAGAAGGTGCGAAATCTGTTGGTGAGAAAATGGAACCAAATTTCGAAACATTACTTCAATTAAAACCAGACGTTATTACATCAAGTACGAAATTCCCAGCAGAAACAGCTGAAAAGTTTACGAAAGTAGCTCCTACATTCCCGGTATCACACGTTTCAACAAATTGGGAAGATAACTTAAAGTTAATGGGAGAATTAACTGGTAAAAAAGATAAAGCAGAAAAAATTATTAAAGACTACAATTCGGATGCTGAAAAAGCAAAAGCAAAACTAGGAGATAAGTTAAAAGATAAAAAAGTACTTGTCATTAGACTAAGAGCAAATGACTTATTCCTATACCCAGAAGGAGTATACTTTAACCCCGTAATTTATAAAGATCTTGGACTAACTGCTCCAGAACAACTTAAAACGGTAAAAGCACAAGAAAAAATTTCTTTAGAAAAATTAGCTGAAGTTAATCCTGATTATATCTTCTTACAATACGAGGCAAGTGAAAATAATAAACCGAAAGTGCTAGAAGACATTGAAAATAATCCAATTTGGCAAAGTATGAACGCTGCGAAAGAAAAGAAAGTATTTGTAAATGTTGTAGACCCAATGGCACAAGGTGGTACAGCTTGGAGTAAAACAGCATTCTTAAAAGAAGCAGTGAAAAATTTATCTAAATAA
- a CDS encoding class I SAM-dependent methyltransferase, whose protein sequence is MNWNDTTVNSYEQRIPCKIPGYYHLYEMMNHFLFTTLPKKNTNPNLLVIGAGGGQEILSIGKQNSNLSFTGVDPSESMLQLAKKRIKNEGIQNHVHLVHGTIHTLLPNQLFDAATCMLVLHFIPTNKEKKELINDISSRLKPGAPFFLSSINGVPHTSIFSTQLHAWRNHMMQNQIPLEDWDRFENSFETEIFPISEANLLTIMKECGFTQMTRFFTSFLIDGYVAFKQ, encoded by the coding sequence ATGAATTGGAATGATACTACCGTAAATTCATATGAACAAAGAATTCCATGTAAAATCCCAGGCTACTACCACTTATATGAAATGATGAATCATTTCTTGTTTACTACACTCCCTAAAAAGAATACCAATCCCAATTTGCTAGTTATAGGTGCTGGTGGCGGACAAGAAATTCTCTCAATAGGCAAACAAAATAGTAATTTATCTTTTACAGGTGTCGATCCATCTGAAAGCATGCTACAGTTAGCTAAAAAAAGAATTAAAAACGAAGGCATACAAAATCATGTTCATCTTGTACATGGAACTATCCACACATTATTACCAAATCAGTTATTTGACGCTGCCACCTGTATGCTTGTCCTGCACTTCATTCCAACTAATAAGGAGAAAAAAGAACTTATTAATGACATCAGTAGTCGCCTAAAGCCTGGTGCGCCATTCTTTCTCTCTTCAATAAATGGTGTGCCCCATACGAGTATATTTTCTACACAATTACATGCTTGGCGCAACCATATGATGCAAAATCAAATTCCATTAGAAGATTGGGACCGATTTGAAAATTCTTTTGAAACAGAAATATTCCCTATTTCCGAAGCTAATTTATTAACTATCATGAAGGAATGTGGCTTTACTCAAATGACTCGCTTTTTCACTAGTTTTTTAATTGATGGATACGTTGCCTTTAAACAATAA
- a CDS encoding HU family DNA-binding protein, which produces MNKTELIKNVAQNAEISQKEATVVVQTVVESITNTLAAGEKVQLIGFGTFEVRERAARTGRNPQTGEEMQIAASKVPAFKAGKELKEAVK; this is translated from the coding sequence ATGAACAAAACAGAATTAATTAAAAACGTAGCACAAAATGCTGAGATTTCTCAAAAAGAAGCTACTGTAGTTGTACAAACTGTAGTAGAATCAATCACTAACACTTTAGCTGCTGGTGAAAAAGTACAACTTATCGGATTCGGTACATTCGAAGTTCGTGAAAGAGCTGCTCGTACAGGCCGTAACCCACAAACTGGTGAAGAAATGCAAATCGCAGCTTCTAAAGTACCTGCTTTCAAAGCTGGTAAAGAACTAAAAGAAGCTGTAAAATAA
- the copZ gene encoding copper chaperone CopZ: protein MEQLTLQVEGMSCGHCVNAIESSVKELNGVEQVKVQLAEGTVEVTIDSSAVTLKDIVAVIEDQGYDVQ from the coding sequence ATGGAACAGTTAACATTACAAGTTGAAGGTATGTCTTGTGGACATTGTGTAAATGCTATCGAAAGCAGTGTGAAAGAGCTAAACGGTGTTGAACAAGTGAAGGTTCAATTAGCAGAAGGAACTGTTGAAGTTACTATCGACTCGTCTGCTGTAACATTAAAAGATATCGTTGCTGTAATCGAAGATCAAGGATACGATGTTCAATAA
- a CDS encoding FecCD family ABC transporter permease, which translates to MQKTNAVPVTILCIAPILILFTVILSILYGAKSIDAETVWNALFHFDSSDVNHNIIITSRLPRVVAALLVGAFLAISGALMQGMTRNYLASPSIMGVTDGAAFVITLSMIFLPGMSSIGMVLCSMIGSALGAGIVFGFGSLLQNGLSPVRLAIIGTVIGTFLSSVSAAMASYFQISQNVSFWFNAKLDQVDPNIIKITIPFGIIGIILALLISKSITILSLGEEVSINLGQRTKLVKAMAILSVIFLTGTAVALVGKVGFVGLIIPHITRFIIGVDYKWILPCAGVIGGVFLALCDVLSRFVNYPFETPIGVVTSLIGIPFFLYLIRTRGGERHA; encoded by the coding sequence ATGCAGAAAACAAATGCAGTACCAGTAACTATATTATGTATAGCACCCATACTCATCTTATTTACAGTTATACTTTCGATTTTGTATGGGGCAAAAAGTATTGACGCTGAAACAGTGTGGAACGCATTATTTCATTTTGATTCAAGCGATGTAAATCATAATATTATTATTACTTCACGTTTACCAAGGGTAGTTGCAGCTCTTTTAGTCGGAGCATTTCTAGCCATATCAGGAGCACTTATGCAGGGGATGACAAGAAACTATCTTGCATCCCCTTCTATTATGGGTGTGACGGATGGTGCTGCCTTTGTTATTACACTTAGCATGATTTTTCTTCCGGGAATGTCATCAATTGGTATGGTTTTATGTTCAATGATTGGTTCTGCACTAGGAGCCGGTATCGTGTTTGGTTTTGGTTCGCTCCTTCAAAATGGCTTATCACCAGTTAGGTTAGCGATTATAGGAACAGTTATTGGAACATTTTTAAGTAGTGTATCGGCTGCAATGGCTTCGTATTTCCAAATTTCTCAAAATGTTAGTTTTTGGTTTAATGCAAAGTTAGATCAAGTAGATCCTAATATCATTAAAATCACGATACCGTTTGGGATAATTGGAATAATTTTAGCACTGTTAATATCAAAATCTATTACCATTCTTTCATTAGGCGAAGAGGTTTCTATTAATTTAGGGCAACGTACAAAACTAGTTAAAGCGATGGCAATTTTATCAGTTATCTTTTTAACAGGAACAGCAGTTGCTTTAGTGGGGAAAGTTGGTTTTGTAGGTTTAATTATTCCGCACATTACCCGCTTTATAATTGGGGTAGATTATAAGTGGATTTTGCCATGTGCAGGAGTTATTGGTGGCGTTTTCTTAGCGTTATGTGACGTTTTAAGTAGATTTGTAAACTATCCATTTGAAACACCTATTGGAGTCGTTACCTCTTTAATTGGAATTCCTTTCTTCCTTTATTTAATCCGTACTAGAGGAGGAGAGAGACATGCTTAA